The DNA segment GCTCAGTCTGTAAGTACAGTTCTGGGAAGATGGTGTGTCTGGTAAATCTGCAGAGGTTTGCAACGTAACACATGGATCCATGCACGCTCACTGAGCAGTGAGATTTGTACCCTGCTCTAATAATGCATTTGATTTAGGAGTTGACATCAGTTATTAGCTGTAGCTTTATATGAAGCTTTTGAAGATcactttgcaaataaaaaattgtaaaatgtcTGCGTGAGTACAGTGAAACTAAATGCCTTTTataagaaagattatttttggtttgcttaAGACTGAGTTTAGTTGAATCAGCAGAAAGGCTTTTTGACTTCCTTTCTCTGTGTAATTACAAGCTGAAATTCTAAATCAACTGCTTAGTCATGGTGAATTATGAAAATTATGCTGTTCATTGGCAAGCTGTCGTTataataaacatatttattatttggctttttttttcttaaaggatgctttccttgaaacaaaaagctgaagagTAACTGCAAGAACccatgtttttcaaaatatctgtCATAGTATATAGGATAAGTAAACATGGCAGGTGTTGAGTTTGTTGACAAGTTAATTTTACCCAATTCATTTGcaatgttttataaaacatgAACCCAGGCTGAATCCGGTCTGTCTGTTACAACTACAAAGCAAAATGTTGTGGTTTGCCAGGGGAAGGGGGTCTGCACGCTGACAGGTTAGGCCTCCAAGTGTAGGTGATTTTCATGTCGAAACTTGTCATGGGAGTCCTTACCCTGTAATGGAAAAGATGCATTGAACCAGTAAGTGCTGATGGCCTAAACCCACTGGGATGAAGAACAGCAGGAGATAAGGGAGCTCTGCTTCCTTGACGTTTAAGGAAAATTAAGAGATGGGCAGCCACCAAAGAGGTCTGTTCTCTGTGGGAAGAAAGTTGATGGTCCTGCCACGGCAAGTCCTGACAAAGTGTGTGATAATTCTGATTTATTAATGCCgtttttttgttggggggtggtgggtgtTGTTATGTTTTAACAGTTTCATTCTTTGGCTCCAATGTACTACCGaggttcagcagcagctgtcatAGTTTATGATATCACCAAGCAGGTAAGACCTTCGGGACACTTTTTGTCTGTGTTAGTCTGTGTTAACTCCTCTGCTTGGGCTGGAGTTGGACTTAAAACCCACAATTGCAGAAGTATTTATGTGTTAATCCCTGTTCATGTCAGTGGGGTATATATGCTTCAATAGTTTGTGTAGGTTTGGATGAAGGTGTCCAGCTGCcttaaaaaattacatgaagTCCTACTTCTGTGTTTAAACTTCATTTAGATAAAACGTTGGAGACTGTATTTTGTCAGTGGTTTTTTGGATTTTGTCTGGCTAAATAGACAGGATAGTATCCTGCAATAccccctcccaccaccactTACGTTCTCTgcatgaaactgaatttttactACAAAAAGCTGCTGTCTGTTTTATCAACTGGACAGAAATTCAGTTCTTTGATTTAAAAtctactgatttaaaaaatatttttaactaagCATGTCATCTCATCTTTGGATTCCAGGCCTCATGTCTTAACTTTGAAACCAGTAATGAAATAATAAGTCTCTGACCTTTGTCTCAACATTATTCATTGGGAATGAAAGTTGTATTTTCAGACACAACTGCTCTGGCTCAGTTCTCAGGCAGAGGAAGCTAGGAGGTTCTAGCTGAATGCCTcttccactgctgctgaaagaaacCCCTGCTGATAAAGCTGAGTTAGAAGCGGCATTAATGGATGGATGATCATGATAGTTCACTAGCATTTTATTCCTTTACTGCCAACTGAATTatttactgaattatttactACTAGGTTGAGAGGGTTGGCTTGGTTCTCCAGTGCATTAGTGTAATGATCTGTGGCTAATGATGGAGACCACTGTTGCACAGCAGTACTGTTCTTCTTTGCTAATTTGCCAAGAAAATATGAGGAAGAGTGAATTGTGGTGGatttatgcttatttttaatttaaatatcttATAGTTCATCTTGTAATGCATTGTAAGAATagagttttgttttgccagCCTTTCTCCAAGCTTGTGTGGAACAGCTCTTGGAataaagaggggaaaacaggAGAGGAAAGTCAATGtctatttcagtttctgatgCTTAATATTCAGTGCTGATCATTAAAGCAGAATGGATGTTTTTGTCCCAAATAACTGATAGTGCTCTCCCTTCGGTGATACTGATATAGCCATTGCTGATTTAGACACAACCCTTATGTGCActtctgaaggcaaaaaaattattaataatgcATTTGGGAGCTCACTTTGAGTTTCAATTACAATTTCAACCGTGTGTTATAATTAGAATCTCTAGGAACAAAAGTGATTTTAATGCTATTAGTTCATTAGtgtaaagaaatagaaaatttacTATTAAAAGGTAGGTAGCATCAAAAAGTGTTTGAATTTTGTATTTGGAGGGAAAAGGCCAAGTGAATTGTCACttgtttctttggtttcatGATGAGTAAATTGAGATTTACCAGGTCACAGATTCAGAAATTTGAGAGGAGGGGGGACACTGCGAAAGCTCTCCTGGATGTTACTGGAAGTGTGACAGTGGTTGAGATGGTAATCCACTGGGCAGAGGCTGAAAATGGACAAATGAAGCTCACATCAGAAGTGAAGGAAATTAGCTACTAACTTAAAATAGCTGTAGTAGTTTTTTCATAGCTGAAAGTTCTAAGAAAAACATTCAGCGCTGCTTTGGGTAGGGGCGCAAAGGGGGAAGTGTCTAAGTTCAAGAATTAATTTGAGAAAGTCTTATGACCTACAGTTTGAAAAGCAGATTACATAGACACAGCGATCTTCTTCTGGTCTTGTGATCTATAAAATATTACTGCATTAACACTGTCAAAGCTGTGTTCCTCTACCTTCAAAAAAAATGAGCAATACATCAACAGAGACTAGGCTGTTGGcttattcattatttctttgaCTTAGGATTCATTTCATACTTTGAAGAAATGGgtgaaagaattaaaagaacatGGTCCTGAAAACATTGTAATGGCCATTGCTGGAAACAAATGTGATCTTTCTGATATCAGGTAATGCAtccatttttgttgttgctttggTTGCAGTAACTATattgtttccttccttcaggtaaccagtttgttttgttgttatagTAGTATGTAATTTTGGTCAACTATATAGAGTCTTTCATGGTACCAGTGCTTCTACCAGTGTACCACTCACCAGGAGCAGCACATCTTGAATTATGTACTTTTATTTAACCTTTTACTGCCCTTCCTGTGTGTTTGTAAAGTCCACACCCTTTAGCTGCTGAATCATTgggaatggaaaaataatgtctttttttttttaaccttccaTTCGTGTTAAAAGGTGCAGAATGTATTAAGTGATGAGCAAACCAGCAATGTAAAGCTGGAAGGATGGGCCTGGCGTAGAATAATGCGATTCACAGAGAAACTTTGGGAATTCGTGCTTTGCAACAACTGAAACTGTCCCATAATACTGGATGTAGACAgtgtattttgggttttttaggaGCATAACCTCAAGTAAAGCTCGTGTCACCTGCATGAAGCAAAGAACATCCTGGGTAAAAGAGGGGAGGGTTAAATCTTCTCTCCTGCAGAAGAGCCAGGTTGATGCTGTTTGGGATGAAAGTGAAGCTAGTCACTTTTCTGCTTGTTAGCCCTGTTTTGGATTTGCATTTATCCCTTCTGGAAATGGAATCATATTCTGCTGTACAGTAGCGGTCTTTTGTGTCAGTCCATGAgtgttatttctttattcagCTATGAGTACTGATTTAATGGCcatatttaatgttttcctcGTAGGCTCTCATGATTGTTCAAATACATCCCTCTGTTGTTTTATAATCATTACTTTGGCCCAGGTTCACAAGAGCCCTGAAGCACGTGTGTAACTTCAAGTAAATGGTGCAGTGCTTTATTGAATCAAGGCATCTACAAGAATTGGACCTGTGTGGGTTTTTGGGTTgatttgtttgggggtttttttggtgtcctgtccccctccacccccaccaccGTTAGCCATGAACCAAACAATACTGTAAAGTCACTGCTTTCTCTTAAGACCTGAACGAGCTCTGACACTAGAAGATTCATGGTGTCTGTTTGCCTGAGAATCAGGGACACAGAGAGTGTATTGGCGTCTCCTACATGACATTGTGATACGCTTGTCGACGTGGTGAAATGAAGTCCCGTAAGATAAAACTGAAGGTTTCCAAATATGGAgtagaaaaagaggaaaggacaaTTATAAAgttaaaaccaaaaaccagTTAGCACAAATTGGGAGTTTTCAGTTGCCCTGAGAGTCACTTTAAATTTGTTGTTTAAGTGATCCCAGCAATATGATTGCCTGATTAAATCAAGGGTAATAAGTTTGGAGATTGTGACAGATGGCACAAGTTGCAAATGAATCCATAACCAGCCGTGCCCCTGCTTTTGGTAGTGTTTGCCATGGCAGCAagattttaaatactgttcCACCAATGACAGGTTAACGTGGGGgcatgaagaaaaatctgcacGCCAGAAATGTGAGAAACCTGGGGTTCCTCACAGAGTGTGATCTTCCCGCTGTGTTATTCTTAAACACTACCTGTTGTCTACTGGTTGCTGGCCATCTATTTCTTGCTTCTGTTAAGCCTGTACAGCTCTCCCATGCGGTAAATGTTCTGGTATTTGCATGGTCTTTACTGTACTCTGTAAgctaatgttttgttttgttagggAGGGTGCTTTTTTCTCCACATAATTTTGAATAGTTTTGAGAATATTGTTTTCATGCAGTTATTCTTTCCGCATCCcccaggcttttttctttctaaagtcATTTAGTCATGTCCACCTAAAGAGATTTTGGTGGAAAAATAGAAGGCAGTCTAACTTGTACGTGATATGTTTTCACAGTTCTAGAAATCTGATTGTTTAAGCAAAACATGCAGCTGTGTGCATTCTCTGGCTGGTTTATATCTTCGAATTTACTTCAGTAAGAATGATTTTTAGGTGAAATGTGTCACCAGTTTATCAGATTGTTTCTAATGAGTAGAAAATGCACGTGCCTTTGGGcacagagaatttaaaaataaaatgatgtgAGCAGGAGCAAGCTGCTGTTTGTATGCATTTTTGGCATCTCTCTTTAGTTTTGGAGAATTTCTGGCAGATGTTTTGCTGGATATCAGAGACACAGCTGCTATTAAGACTAATGTGAATACAGGCAAAAGAGGACAAGCTCATCCAGTTCAAGTTGATTTCATTCTGCCATCTCTATGACTGTAGGAGATAACGTAAGGAGGAATGAATGGAAGCCATAAGAACCAATTCTCTTCCTTTGAGGAAAGACTGGCACTGTTTCTCATAATCATTGACCATGTTACCCTCCTCATTTAGCACCTAAAATTTGGTTTTGAGCGGCCAAGGTGGATTTGGGACACTCAGGGGTCATTTCTCAGTGTTGTTAATAGGCTGTCAGCAGTTTTTGGCACTCTGTTGAAGTAAATTTCTTCTCCACTTTGAAGGGACTGTCTGCAGATAGACAGGCCATTTTGTTTAGTATATAGCCTCATCTTTGTTATAGTACTGTCAACTCTAGTACTGTTGAGTATTTGGCATGCTTTAAAGTAATAGTAATATACTTTTCCTTCTGATATGTGTCCTGTCCTTCTGACAGGTCATTAAAAAGTAGTTTCCAAGACAGGAGCCGAGACTCCAATGTTAAAAAGTTTTGAGTGTCCAAAATGTTTTTGGAGCATTATAGAAGTCAATAGGCATTACAGCAACTAAGAAGTGTTTGCTTCCCTATAAATATGGTGCATCTTCTTAACAAATGTGTTCACTGGAAATTGCCAGATCCTTTGTTAAGAGAATTCGGCAGAATTTTGTGTTCAGATCTTCCCTCTATGCATCCAGAATATTTCATCATTCAGTAATTACTCAGAAAATCTCAAGGGAGATTGGATCAATAGGATGATTTGGAAAGGATAAAGTGAAATAATTGACATCTCTCTAAACTTTTCCTGTAGCCCTCGAATAACACTTTCTCAACACTCCACTGATGGTTCTTGCCTTTGTCCTTCACCTCATCTTGTTTGTATTCATCTGTCAGCTTAGAATTCAagcatttttggttttctattttGACAAGGTAGGATCTGAGCAATGTTGACATCCAGATTATGATAACGCCGCTTGATGTATGCAGCTTTCTTGGTGTCGGGAGCACTGGATGGCATGATAATTATTGCCCACGTGCTGTGGACATTTGTAGGTTTCCTTTAGAAGTGTCGTTACAGAAGACTTAAGATATTTCCTTGGAATAATCTCACTTGCTGCAGTTTTACTGTTTCCTTGATTCCTGAAGTTTGCTTTCTCATCTAAACTACAGCCAGTTTTTGTCTTCATTACATACCCCTGTGCTCTcaaatttcttcctttactgTTGTTTGAATAATATGTTAGAGAGTGAATGAAGCTCCTTTTTTCTATCTCCAGGGCTATCCACAGATGGTGAAACCTTTCATAATAAAGGCCAAGGTGCCATTTCAGAAATAGTAAGGGGAATGCTGCCTTCCCTGTGTCTTCTGCAATAAAAAGACATGTAATACAAAGAAGTGAGCAATGGAAACAAGCTGTGTGAATCCAGATGCTGGAATTGCAGGCTAATTTTTTGAAAACCACTTGTAATAAATCAGGCAATtattctgcttctctgcatgTTTCCCATGAGCAGCAGAtccaatttatttaaaaaatatacctCCATAAACCAATTGGGAAATTGCATTGTTGTGCTTCCACCTAGGTACCTTCTGTTAAAGTCAGAGGCACTCATACTAGGAGGAAATTGTGCTAGGAGTCTCTGAGTTGGTACATCGGAGCTGTGGGGTGAAGGAGTTGGTGCAAATTCTGCGTGTGCAATAGCTATAAAGACACACCAAACACATCAGATGATGTATTGAACAACTAGTAGAAAACTAGTGTTGGCAGCCTGGTGTCTCAGCATGTGCTCCCTGACTAGGGATACATAGGGTGCCTGTTGGCATGTTCAGTCTCTGATTCTAAGCTGCTGCTCAAAAATCAGGAACAGTGGTGGTTACAGGCAGCAGTGGACACAGGCAGATTCAGCTTTGCCACCTGCCCGAGGCAGATTACGAGGTCAGCATGGAGCTTGCTTTGTGTCTGAAGCAGAGGTCTTCTGCACATTGTAAAATGCATTTACCAGCTTTTGGTACTCCCCCAGTGAACCTGGCACTCCCAGACTGATCTTGCCAATGTGCTTGGGTCAGTggctttcttatttctttcagcatctctcttattttcttgctgcttgcAAACACTTAAGCATATGATGCTCTTATCATTTTCTTCCGCAGCAGTCGTGCCCTATCTTGTTTGAACACTCGGTGTGGACAGTGCTGGTTGCTGCCTGGATTAGCAGAGCTGTATGTCTTTTTCTCTAGTGTTTCAATGCTTTTCTTATTTGGGTCaggtttaaaaatcaaacagatgGGGTTGTCATGTaaattatcttcctttttccaagGCAAAGATTCAGCAGCAAGTCCAAGAAATCTGCAGATTGATCATTGGTGAAACTTTGATAATTTGAATATGGTGATCTAAATGGTataagaagaagaaagataGTGCtacttttgcagaaaagaatggaagaatAGCATACAAATGCTCATCTGTTTAGGCTGTATTTAATgtctttcccccaccccccaattaagttctttttgaaaatttgttttcttttatttgtaattttttttttttttaatttagggaGGTTCCTATGAAGGATGCCAGAGAATATGCAGAATCTATAGGTGCAATTGTTGTTGAAACCAGTGCAAAGAATGCTGTTAACATTGAAGAACTTTTTCAAGGAATAAGTAAGTCAGTGCTCCCtttatttatctgtttgtttatttgtgatTATTTGGAGGTCTGAAAATACCTGTCTGGTTTGGgtctgaaaatttttttcccaaggacATCAAGAAATCCACTGGGCCAGTAGTATGGCTGCTGTTC comes from the Falco rusticolus isolate bFalRus1 chromosome 3, bFalRus1.pri, whole genome shotgun sequence genome and includes:
- the RAB31 gene encoding ras-related protein Rab-31 isoform X2, whose amino-acid sequence is MMAIRELKDTGVGKSSIVCRFVQDHFDHNISPTIGASFMTKTVPCGNELHKFLIWDTAGQERFHSLAPMYYRGSAAAVIVYDITKQDSFHTLKKWVKELKEHGPENIVMAIAGNKCDLSDIREVPMKDAREYAESIGAIVVETSAKNAVNIEELFQGISRQIPPLDPHENSNNGAIKLGKQTSQTGRRCC